Genomic segment of Myxococcus stipitatus:
TGGGCGGTCGTCTCCGCGAGCTTCGACTCCAGCTCGACCCTGTTCGTGCGCTCTGCTTCGAGTTGCGCCGCCGACTCCGCGAGCTTCGACTCCAACTCGACCTTGCTCGTACGCTCGGCGTCGAGCTGGGCCACCGTCTCCGTGAACCTCGACTCGAGTGCGCCCCTGTTCGTGCGCTCCGCTTCGAGTTGCGCCGCCGTCTCCGTGAGCTTCGCCTCCAACTCGACCTTGTGCGTGCGCTCAGCGTCGAGCCGGGCCGTCGACTCCGCGAACTTCGCTTCCGACTCGACCCTGTTCGTGTGCGCTGCCTCGAGTTGCGCCGCCGACTCCGCGAGCTTCGACTCGAGGGAATCCTTCGCGGTGCGCTCCGCCTCGAGCTGGGCCACCGTTTCCACGAGCTTGGACTCCAGCTCCACGAGGTCGTTCCGCTGCGCGGTGAGCTGGGTCGCCGTCTCGGTGAGCTTCAGCTCCAGCTCGAGGGTGTCGTTCCGGTGGACACCGAGCTGTGACGATGTCTCCTCGAGCTGGGCCTTCGCCTCCGCGAGCTTCGACTCCAGCAACTCCTTCGCCGTGCGCTCGGCATCGAGCAGGGCCGTCGACTCGGTGAGCTTCGACTCCCAATCCGAGCGAGCCTGCTCCAGCTGCGCCTCCAGCGACGTGGCACGCTCCTGCGCTGCCCGGGCACTCTCGGTGACGCGAGCCAGCTCCGCCCGCGTGGACTCCAGGGAGGCACGCTCGTTCTCGAGCGAGGTCTCCATCGCGGTGGCCTTCCCCGCGAAGCGGCGCGCCGTCTCCAGCTGCACCATCAACAACTCGGCGTTCTCGCGCTGGGCGGCCAGTCGGTCCTGCGCGTCCACCAACTCCGCGTCGAGCCGGGCGATATGCATGCCTCGGTCATGCAACGCGGCCATGGCGCGCTGGAGCTCCATGCCCAGGCGCATCGCGTCCTGCCGCGCGGCCATCAGGTGGTTCATCTCACCACGCAGCCCCAGCACTTCCTGACGCGTGGCCTCCAGGGCGGTCTCGGTCTCCTCCAGCTCGCGCTGGTGGGTCGCCGCCCGCTCCTCGAACCGCTGACGCTCGGCCTCGTGCGCCGAGACGGACTCCGACAGCCGGGAGACCTTTTCCTCGCTCGCGCGAAGCTCCTCTCGGAGCCGCTCCGCCTGCGCCTGGAGCTCTTGCAGCGACCAGTCCCGCTCGGAGAGCTGCGCATCCATCGCGCGCTTCGCCGCCTCCGCATCTCCCAGCGCCTGTTCCGAGGTGGCCAGTCGCGCGTTCGCGCTCGCCACCTCCGACTCGAGGCGCTCTCGCAGCTCGCGAGCCGATTCCTCGGCCTGGGCGCGTTCGATTTCGCGCTGCTCCGCGCTCTGCTCGAGCTCCCGCATCCGAAGCGCACGGGCCTCCAGCTCACGTCGAGCCTCCGCCAGCGCGGCCTCGTGCGATTCGCGTTCTCGGGCCAGCTCGGCGGCGAGCGACGCTCGTTCTTCCGCGAGTGCGGCCTCCGATTCAGCTCGGGCAGCCTCCTCCGTGGACAGCGCTTCGCGAGCCCGCGCCAACGAGGACTCCAGCTCGGAACGGGCACGCTGCTCGCTTTCGAGCCGCTCGTGAACCCGCGCCAGTCCGGCCTCGCCGTCGCTGCGCTCCTGGCGCTCCGTCTCCAGCTCCACGCGGACCGCGTTCAGCGCCTCGCGCTCGACCAACAACGCGGACTCTGCCTGGGCCCTCTGGTCCTTCTCGGAGGCAAGCTCCAACTGGAGGCGCGCGACCACCGCGTCCACATCAGAAGCCCGCTCCCGCGTCCGCACCAGCTCCGCCGTCAGCGCCGCACGCGCGGCGGCAAGCAGCCGGCGAGCTTCGTCCAGCGATGCGGGCTCTTGCCCACGAGCCTCGCGCTCAGCGGCAAGGCCCTCCCGAGCCTCCTCGAGCACGGCGACGAACCGGGCACGCTGCTCCGATTCAGCCTGAAGGCGAAGGGGGTCTCCGGACAGCGTGGCACCGGACCGGGCATTCACCTCGTACAGACGGGTCTGTGCCTCCGCCAGCGCCTCGGCACCTTCCTCGATCCAGGACTGAGCCTCCGCCAGGTCCTCGCGCAGCCGGGCTTGAGCCTTCTCGAGCGACGCGGCGACCGCCGCCTTTTCTTCGGTGCCAGCCTCGAGACGAGACCGCGCCTCCATCAGCGCGGCGTCGGTCTCCGCCTTCGTCTCGGCATTGGCGGCGACAAGTGCCTGGGCCTCGGCGAGCGCGGCCTCCGCCGCCGCCTTCGCCTCGGCCTCCTTCTCGAGGCGAGACCGAGCCTCCGCCAGCGAGGCTTCAGCCGAAGCCTTCTCTTCGACGGCGGCCTCGATACGCGACTGGGCCTTCGCCAGCGCCGCTTCTACCGCCGCCTTCTCTTCGAGGGCGGCCTCGATCCGAGACCGCGCCTCCTCCAGCGCGGCTTCTACCGCTGCCTTCTCTTCATCGCCGGCCTCGATACGAGACCGAGCCTCTCGCAACGCGGCATCCACCTCCGCCTTCGCCGCGGTGCTTCGCTCGATGCGCGCATGGGCTTCCGCCAGAGCGGCGGCCACCGCATCCTTCGCATCCGCGCCCTGCTGAATGACTGCATGGGCCTCGGCCAACTCCGCCAGGGCGCGAGCATCCATCTCTCGCAGCCGGGCTCGGGCCTCCTCCAGCGCGGCATCGACCTCGGCCTTCGCCTCCGCGCTCGCCTCGAGACGGGACCGGGCCTCTGCCAGCGCGGCCTCGGCCTCGGCCCCCTGCTGAATCCGCGCCTGCGCCGCGGCCAGCTCCGCCGAGGCACGAGCACTCACCTCGTCCAGACGGGCCCGCGCCTCCATCAACGCGGCATCGACCTCCGCCTTCGCCGCGGCGCTGTCATCAAGACGCGCCTGAGCCTCGGCCAGCGCGGCATCCACCTCCGCCTTCGCAGCCACGCCCCGCTGAATCTGACCCCGAGCCTCGGCCAGCGCCTCCTCGACGCGCGCCGTCTCCTCGGTTGCCTCTTCGAACAGCGCCTGGGTCTCCGCCAGCGAGGTCTCGACGCGCTCACGTCGCGAGACCTCCGCTTCGAGCCGAGCCTGGAACTGCGCGAGCGTCCCTTCGACGTGGCTTCGCTGCTGTCCCTCGCCTTGAATCCGCCCCTGCGCCTCCGCGAGCGACGCCTCCGCCCGAGAGCGCCGCTCGACCTCCTCCTGCAGCTGGGCCTGGACGTCCGCGAGCGCGGCCTCCCAACGCGCGCGCCGCTCGACCTCCGCGTCCAACGCCTCTCGCGTGCGCGCCAAGGAGGCCTCGGCCTCGACGAGCCGCTGGGTCGCGCTCTCCAACTTGCCCCGGGAGACGCGCAGCGCCTCCTCCACCGCCGCCCGAGCCTCTCGCTCCTGGTCGAGCTCCCCACCCACCCGCGCCGCCAGCCCCGCCGTGGAGTCGCGCTCCTGCCGCGCCGTCTCCAGGTCCGACTGCATCGCCAGCAGCGACGCCGAGAGTTCCTCCACCCGCGCCGCATCCTCGCGACGCCCACGGCTCAGCGTGGAGACCTCCGCCTCCAGCTCCACCACGCGCCGGACGAGCGCCTGGCGCTCCTCCTCCAGCTCCAGCTTGCGCGCCTCGCTCTCCGCCCGAATCGCGGCCTCGGTCCGAGCCTCCTCCGCCAGCAACTCCGCCTTCGCGCGCTCCGCCTCCAGCGCACGCTCCAGCGACGACAGCCGCTCCCGCAGCCCGGAGCGCTCCGCCTCCAGCGCCCCCGTGAGCCCCTCCTCCAACCGAGTCCGCTCCGCCTCCAGCTCCGAGATTCTCGCCCGAGCCTCGTGAAGCGATTCCTCCAACTTCCCCGCCGTGGCACGAGCAGACGCCTCAGCCTCGGTGAGCGCCGCCAGCTCCCGCCGCAGCCGCTCCTCGCGCTCCCGGGCGGCGACGAGCTCCGTCTCCTGCCCGCGCCCATCGGCCACGAGCGCCGCCAGCCGCTCCTCCGCGTCCCGCCGGGCCCCCTCCGCCGCCGCCACGCGCACCGACGCATCCGTCAGCTCACGCGCCGCCCGCGCCAGCTCCGCCTCCTTGACGGACACCGCCGCGGCCGCCACCCGAGCCGCCTCCTCCGCTCGGGCCGTCCCCTCCTTCAGATGCTCCACCGCCGCCAGGGCCGACGAGTACTGCTCGGCGATGCGCAGCTCCCGCTCCCGCGCGGCCTCCGCGGCACGGCGGCGGTCCTCGGACTGCTCCACCGCCCGCTCCGAGGAGAGCCGGTCCTTCTCCCGGTCGATGCGCAGCGACGACAGCTCGTCCTGCAGCTCGCGAACCTGGGTATACGTCTGGGTCAGCCGCTCCCGGGCCTCCTCCAACGTCGCCGTCAGCTCCTCGCGACGAGCCCGCTCCAATCGGAGCGTCTCCTGCGCCGCGAGCACCTGGACACCCGCCTCCGCCTGCGCCCGCTGCGCCGCCTCCACCTCCAACCGCTGCGCCGCGAGCCGACGGTCCGTATCCCCCAGCCGCTCGTGCGCGACCTGGAGCTCCAGCTCCCGCCGACGGAGCTTGCCGGCCAGGTCATCCCGCTCCCGCTGCGACTCCGGCGTGCCACGGGCCTGCTCGAGCTGCGCGGTGAGCCGCGCCACCTCATCCCGAGCATCCTCCAGCTCCGGCTTGAGCGCCGCGACCTGCGCCTCGCGGTCCGTCAGCTCCGTGCGCAGCCGGGACAGGGACTCCTTCAACCGGGCCCCGCGCTCCTCCCACGACTTCGCGCGCGCGACCACCTCATCCATCTTCCCCCGGGTGAAGGCCAACGGCTCCGGAGGGAGCTGGACCCACGTGGGGTCCACCACCCGCGACGGCTCCAGCCCCGCCACCACCACGAAGTACGCCGCCTCGCCGTTCTCCACGAGGGTGCCGTCCACCTGGAGCCCCTCGCCCTTCTCGAAGGCGAGCTGGTAGCCCAGCACCGGCGACTGGGTCGCCACCTCCACATGGGGGAAGTGGACCTGGAGCGCATCCAGCAGCAGCCCGTACGTCGGCGGCGCCCCGCCCTCCTCCGCCTCCATCAACTGCGGCAGCGCGAGCCCCGCCACGTTGCGCAGGCCGCCCACGAGGAAGCCCTGCTTCGCCACCAGCCGCGCCAACTCCGCCAGGAGCTCCGGCGCGCGGACGTAGGGGGCCAGGTCCGCGACCAGCACCACGTCGAAGCTGCCCGGCTCGAAGTCGTCGTAGATGTTGGCGCGATAACGCAGCGAGGGCCCACCATGCGCCTTCTGCGCCGCATGGACCGCCTTCAGGTCCGCGTCACAGGCCACCACCGCGCGAGCCCCCCGCTCCACGAGGAAACGGGCGCTCTCGCCTCCGGTGGAGGCCACCGCGTCGACCTCCAGCACCCGGCGACGGGCGAAGAGGCTCTCGGCGAAGATGTAGCGGGGCAGCAGTTCACTGGGCCCCATGCGACGGAATGTGTGATGCATGGGTGTGTTCGGGGGTAGGAGTATAGCCGTGGGCCTCCGCGCCCCAAGGAAAGCGCCGCGCCGCGAAATCGGCCCGGCGCCCGGACGTCAGGAGAGCAGGCGACATGAACGGAACGGCACAGCAGGGCTTTGGCTATCGGGCACGGCGGACCTTCACGCGGCTGCTCGTCTTCTTCGTGATTCTGGGGCTGGGCGGCCTGGTCGTCTTCCTCCTCTCCCAGCTCAACGCGCGCACCTTCACCCTGGAGCCCGTGGACGGCCAGCTCGTCGTCATGAAGGGCCGCATGGCCCCCATGGGCTCCGCGCCCTACCGGCCCGGGGACCCTCGGCTCACGGACGCCTACGCCCCCATCCCGCTGGAGGGCCAGGACGTCTCCTCCCTCATCCTGCGCAAGTTCACCGAGCGCGATGAGCTGGACCGGGCCCTCTTCCCCCTCCTGGAGTCCCTGGCCCGCCCCCGTATCGGCGCCGAGGAGCCCGCCCGCGTCGAGCAGGGCCTCTACTACCTCCGCCGCGCCGAGAAGCTCTCCGGCGTCACCGAGGAGCAGCGCCTCACCCTCCAGAAGCTCCTGACCGAGGTGGCCTACTACCAGGCCCGCCAGAAGCTCGAGGACGCCCGCCGCCTCATCGGCGACGCCATGGTGCAGCTCAAGCTCGCCGCCGAGAGCCAGAGCCGCCACGCGCGCAGCGCCAACCAGATGCTCACCGTCGTGGCCCCCTCCGCCCGCGCCCTGGAGGAGTCCCTCCGCCGCGCCGTCCACACCCTGAGTGGGCCCCAGGAGCGACCCTGGGAGTCTCAGCCGGCCTCCCCCCCACCTGCCCCCACCCCCGCGCCTCCGGACGCCACCCAGCCGGCCTCTCCGGTGGGGGATGGGGCGGATTCCGGCACGACTCCCTGAGCGGGGGACGGGTCATCCTCCCTCCCAGGTTCGATTCCACGGCCCGCGTACGGAGCGTCGCCAGTCTCCTCACTCACTGTTGTGAGGAGAACGTGACGAAGGCTGTTGGAGATCGATCATAGATTGCAAGGGTCGGACCTACGCGAGCACTAGATCTCGCGTTGACACCAACGGGGGCCCCCCATACCTTGTGCCCGGTCTGTGACGCCCCACCAACCAGGCGGCGTCCCAAGGGGCTCAGGGAGGGATTGTGGTTTCTTTACACACAGCAATCTACCCCGTATGTCAGCTGAGCCTCCGTTGCTTCCCAAGACGGTAGGTCCGCGGCGGTAGAGCGGACCTATTCCCCTACACATCCGTGCAGTATTTTTCGTGGCTCGGGAACCGCTCCCAGGGCAAGCTCGAGGCTTGTCCAAGGGCCACGCCATTGCCTTGTCTTTCGTTTGGAGTGAGCCGCTCGTGAACTTCGAAACGCCCGTGAAGCCCAGCCCCGCGCCCATGCCTGTTCCGCCCGCGCCCAATGGTCACCCTGGGCCCACCGTGAGCGTGGCCAGTGAGCCCGCGCCCGCCACGAGCGACTTCACCTCCACCCAGATGCGCGTGCGCAAGCGCAACGGCACCGCGGAGCCGGTGGACCTGAACAAGATTGTCCGCGCGGTGGGCAAGAGCTGCGTGGGCCTGTCCCGCGTGGACGTCATGCGCGTGGCCACGAAGACCATCTCCGGCCTCTACGACGGCGCGACGACGCGCGAGCTCGACAGTCTCTCCATCCAGACGGCCGCCGCCCTCATCGTCGAGGAGCCCGAGTACGCGCGCCTCTCCGCGCGCCTGCTGGCCACCTTCATCCAGAAGGAGGTCAGCAACCAGGACATCCACTCCTTCAGCCAGTCCGTCGCCGCGGGCCACAAGCACGGCCTCATCGCGGACCGGCTCCTCCAGTTCGTCCAGGCCAACGCGCGCAAGCTCAACGCGGCCATCGACCCGACTCGCAACGACCTGTTCGAGTACTTCGGCCTGCGCACCGTCTACGACCGCTACCTCCTGAAGAACCCGCAGACGCGCGAGGTGCTGGAGACGCCGCAGGAGTTCTTCCTGCGCGTGGCGTGCGCGCTGAGCGGCGACAACGCCCGCGAGGCCATCGAGCTGTACCGGCTGTTCAGCTCGCTGGAGTACCTGCCCAGCTCCCCCACCCTCTTCAACTCCGGCACCCGCCACGAGCAGCTCTCCAGCTGCTTCCTCCTGGACTCGCCCGCCGACGACCTGGACGCCATCTACCGGAAGTACTCGGACATCGCGATGCTGTCCAAGTTCTCCGGCGGCATCGGCGTGGGCTACCACCGCGTGCGCGCGCGCGGCTCGCTCATCCGCTCCACCAACGGCCACTCCAACGGCATCGTCCCCTGGCTCAAGACGCTGGACGCCTCCGTCGCCGCGGTGAACCAGGGCGGCAAGCGCAAGGGCGCGTGCTGCGTGTACCTGGAGTCGTGGCACGCGGACATCGAGGACTTCCTCGAGCTGCGCGACAACACCGGTGACGAGGCCCGCCGCACCCACAACCTGAACCTGGCCAACTGGGTGCCGGACCTGTTCATGAAGCGCGTGGAGTCGGAGGGCGACTGGAGCCTGTTCGACCCGAAGGTGGTCCCGCACCTGACGGACCTGTTCGGCGCGGAGTTCGAGAAGGCGTACGTGGAGGCGGAAGCCTCCGGCCTCGCGGTGCGCAAGGTGAAGGCGCGCGACCTCTACGCCCGGATGATGAAGACGCTGGCGCAGACGGGCAACGGCTGGATGACCTTCAAGGACATCAGCAACCGCAAGAGCAACCAGACCGGGCTGCCCCAGAACGTCATCCACCTGTCCAACCTGTGCACCGAAATCCTGGAGGTGACGAGCCAGGGTGAGACGGCGGTGTGCAACCTGGGCTCGCTGAACCTGGGCCGCATGGTGGTGGACGGCCAGTTCGACTTCGAGCGCCTGCGCGCCAACGCGCAGCTGGCCCTCAAGCAGCTCGACCGGGTCATCGACCTCAACTACTACCCCATCCCCACGGCCGCGGACTCCAACCGCCGCTGGCGCCCGGTGGGCCTGGGGCTGATGGGCCTGCAGGACGTCTTCTTCCAGCTCAAGCTCCCGTTCGACTCCGCCGAGGCGCGCGTGATGTCGAGGAAGATCTCGGAGGAGATCTACTTCGCGGCCCTGAGCACCTCGTGCGAGCTGGCCGAGCAGTTCGGCGCGCACCCGTCCTTCCCGGAGACGCGGGCGGCCAAGGGTGAGCTCCAGTTCGACAGCTGGGGCGTGACGCCGGAGGACCCGGCCCGCTGGGACGCGCTGCGCGCCCGCATTCAGAAGCACGGCCTGCGCAACTCGCTGATGATCGCCATCGCGCCCACCGCGACGATTGCCTCCATCGCCGGCTGCTACGAGTGCATCGAGCCGCAGGTCTCCAACCTCTTCAAGCGCGAGACGCTGTCGGGCGACTTCCTCCAGGTGAACCGCTACCTGGTGCGCGACCTCCAGGCGCTCGGCATGTGGAACGAGGCGGTGCGCAACCGCATCAAGCTCGCCGAGGGCAGCATCCAAGACCTCACCGAGCTGCCCGAGAGCCTGCGCGCCATCTACCGCACGGCGTGGGAGCTCCCCATGCGCTCGCTCATCGACATGGCGGCCGACCGCGGCGCCTTCATCGACCAGAGCCAGTCGCTCAACCTCTTCGTGGAGACGCCCAACATCGGCAAGCTCTCCTCCATGTACTTCTACGCATGGCAGAAGGGGCTGAAGACGACGTACTACCTGCGCTCGCGCCCGGCCACGCGCATCGCCAAGGCCACGGTGTCCGGCAACGGCGCCACCGCCACCGCGCCCGTCGCGCCCGCCCCTGTCGCCGCCGCCTCCACGGTGACGGATGCCGAGGCTGTCGCGTGCTCGCTGGAAAACCCGGAAGCGTGCGAGGCTTGCCAGTAATCCGCCTCCTGTTTCACGGATTTCTTTGACGTCACGAGCACGCGTGTCGACGTGTGCTCGTGTCGTGTAAGGCGAAACTGTTGGCGCTGTGCAAAGCGATGCAGCGGGTTGCTCACAGAATTTGATCAATCTTGAGCAGCACATGTATTGATCGGTTCATGCTGCTGGAACCCGGACTGAACCTGACGCTGCGCCCGATGGCGTACCCGGCATTCTTCGAGATGTATCGGAATGCCATCAAGAACACCTGGACCGTGGAGGAGGTGGATTTCTCCACGGACCTGGTGGACCTGCGGTCGAAGATGACGGACGCCGAGCGTCACCTCATCCACCGCCTGGTCGCCTTCTTCGCGACGGGCGACAGCATCGTCGGCAACAACCTGGTGCTGAACCTCTACAAGCACATCAACGCCCCCGAGGCGCGGATGTACCTGTCGCGTCAGCTCTTCGAGGAGGCGCTGCACGTCCAGTTCTACCTGACGCTGCTGGACACGTACGTGCCGGACCCGGCCGAGCGCGCCAAGGCGTTCGCCGCCATCGACAACATCCCCTCCATCCAGCGCAAGGCGCGCTTCTGCATGAAGTGGATGGACAGCATCCACGACGTGGACGCGCTGAAGACGAAGGAGGAGCGGCGGCGCTTCCTCCTGAACCTCATCTGCTTCGCGGGCTGCATCGAGGGACTCTTCTTCTTCGCCGCCTTCGCCTACGTGTACTTCCTGCGCAGCAAGGGCCTGCTCAACGGGCTCGCCGCCGGGACGAACTGGGTGTTCCGCGACGAGAGCGCCCACATGGGCTTCGCCTTCGAGTGCATCCAGGTGGCTCGCAAGGAGGAGCCGGACCTCTTCGACGCGAAGATGGAGCGCGACGTGGAGGCGATGATGCGCGAGGCGGTGGAGTGCGAGACGCAGTTCGCCCAGGACCTCCTGAGCGGCGGCGTCGCGGGCCTGTCCGTGCAGGAGATGCGCGGCTACCTGGAGTACGTGGCGGACCAGCGCCTGCAGATGCTGGGCATCGCCCCCGTGTTCAAGACGAAGAACCCGCTGTCCTTCATGGACCTGCAGGACGTGCAGGAGCTCACCAACTTCTTCGAGCGCCGCGTGTCCGCCTACCAGGTCGCCGTCGGCGTGGGCGCCGCCAACGACGTGGTGCTGGACGCCACGTTCTAGAAGTCGCTTCAGGGCGGGCCCCCTCTCCGGGCCCGCCTTTCCGCCGGGTGGTCCGCAATCACCCGGTGGGAGACCGCATCCCGCGCGTCCGTGTCGATGGCAAACAGTCTCCACGTACGCCGGTCTCCCCCGCCAATCTTTGACTCGACTTGGCCAGTCGTCCTCATCAGACTTCCGCTCTCTTCGGGCTGCTGTGACTTCTGGGTCATCCACACGCCAAGGCGGTGGAGGTAAGAAGCGGTTCCCGCGCGTCCCCCATCCTCGCACGTGGCCATCCCTCTCCAGGGGGCCTCGGCGGACCTCCGTCAGTCATACAAACCCCACACACACCGCGCATGGCCGCGGACGTGTCTCGTTTGTCGTTCCACTCACGGGGGCATGCAATGGCAGACAGCACGGGAAGGCTCACGGACCAGTTCAGCGTCGACAAGGATGGCGGCGCGGCCTACGCCTTCGAGCTCAAGGTCCCTCCGGGCACGGCGGGCCTCGCTCCCAGTCTGGGCATCGCCTACAACAGTGGCGGGAGTGACGGCCTCCTCGGAGTGGGCTGGGGCCTGAGTGGCGTGTCCTCCATCACTCGCGCGGGGCGCACCGTCGCGCAGGACTGCCGCCACGGCAGCGTCAACTACGACCTGGACGACCGCTTCATCCTCGACGGCCAGCGGTTGATGGCGGTGTCTGGGCAATACGGACAACCCCAGACGACCTATCACACCGAAATCCAGACCCCCTCCGGGCGCGCACTGGAGTTCGAATTCCAATACGACGCCACCACCGGCGTGCTGACGTCACAGACGCAGCCCAATGGCACACGCGAGGTTCACCAGCACGACGGCCTGGGCCGCCCCGTGGAGACCCAGCGAATGGGGCCCGGTGAGACGATGGTCCCCGCCCTGCGCTTCGAGCGCGGCGCCGACGCCCTCGGCAGGTTCCGCAAGACGCTGACGCGCCAGGACTGGAAGAAGGACGTGTGGGCGGTGCGCACGGAGTATGTGGATGGCTTTGGCCGCGTCACCCGCACGACGAACCAGGGGCTGGAGAACGGCGCGCTCGTGGGCCGGGCCATCATCGAGGACACCGTCCTCGACTCGCATGACCAGCCGATTGAACAGAGCCTCCCCTACTTCAGCGGAGACACCTCCAAGCGGGCCCAGGCCATCACGTACGACGAATATGAGCGCGTGGTGCGCCGCGAGACCTCCGCCGCCGGCACGGCCCCCAACGTCTCGACGTATGTCTATCCCCGCGTCAACCGCGTCGTCCTCACCGAAGGAGCCTCGTCCGGCGCACCTCGCACCCGGACGATGACCCACGGCTACTACGGCGACTCGCAAGCCCTCACCGAGCTCCAGGACGGCCAGGGCAACACCACCCGGTACACCTACGACGCCGTGGGACGGCGACTGAGCGCCACGGACCCGAAGGTGGAGACCACCTTCGCCTATGACGGCCTGGACCGGCACACCGCCATCACCACCCGCTCCGGCAGCACCACCTTCACCCGGGAGACCTACGCCTACCGGGATGAACAGCGGGAATGGACCCACA
This window contains:
- a CDS encoding methyltransferase domain-containing protein, yielding MHHTFRRMGPSELLPRYIFAESLFARRRVLEVDAVASTGGESARFLVERGARAVVACDADLKAVHAAQKAHGGPSLRYRANIYDDFEPGSFDVVLVADLAPYVRAPELLAELARLVAKQGFLVGGLRNVAGLALPQLMEAEEGGAPPTYGLLLDALQVHFPHVEVATQSPVLGYQLAFEKGEGLQVDGTLVENGEAAYFVVVAGLEPSRVVDPTWVQLPPEPLAFTRGKMDEVVARAKSWEERGARLKESLSRLRTELTDREAQVAALKPELEDARDEVARLTAQLEQARGTPESQRERDDLAGKLRRRELELQVAHERLGDTDRRLAAQRLEVEAAQRAQAEAGVQVLAAQETLRLERARREELTATLEEARERLTQTYTQVRELQDELSSLRIDREKDRLSSERAVEQSEDRRRAAEAARERELRIAEQYSSALAAVEHLKEGTARAEEAARVAAAAVSVKEAELARAARELTDASVRVAAAEGARRDAEERLAALVADGRGQETELVAAREREERLRRELAALTEAEASARATAGKLEESLHEARARISELEAERTRLEEGLTGALEAERSGLRERLSSLERALEAERAKAELLAEEARTEAAIRAESEARKLELEEERQALVRRVVELEAEVSTLSRGRREDAARVEELSASLLAMQSDLETARQERDSTAGLAARVGGELDQEREARAAVEEALRVSRGKLESATQRLVEAEASLARTREALDAEVERRARWEAALADVQAQLQEEVERRSRAEASLAEAQGRIQGEGQQRSHVEGTLAQFQARLEAEVSRRERVETSLAETQALFEEATEETARVEEALAEARGQIQRGVAAKAEVDAALAEAQARLDDSAAAKAEVDAALMEARARLDEVSARASAELAAAQARIQQGAEAEAALAEARSRLEASAEAKAEVDAALEEARARLREMDARALAELAEAHAVIQQGADAKDAVAAALAEAHARIERSTAAKAEVDAALREARSRIEAGDEEKAAVEAALEEARSRIEAALEEKAAVEAALAKAQSRIEAAVEEKASAEASLAEARSRLEKEAEAKAAAEAALAEAQALVAANAETKAETDAALMEARSRLEAGTEEKAAVAASLEKAQARLREDLAEAQSWIEEGAEALAEAQTRLYEVNARSGATLSGDPLRLQAESEQRARFVAVLEEAREGLAAEREARGQEPASLDEARRLLAAARAALTAELVRTRERASDVDAVVARLQLELASEKDQRAQAESALLVEREALNAVRVELETERQERSDGEAGLARVHERLESEQRARSELESSLARAREALSTEEAARAESEAALAEERASLAAELARERESHEAALAEARRELEARALRMRELEQSAEQREIERAQAEESARELRERLESEVASANARLATSEQALGDAEAAKRAMDAQLSERDWSLQELQAQAERLREELRASEEKVSRLSESVSAHEAERQRFEERAATHQRELEETETALEATRQEVLGLRGEMNHLMAARQDAMRLGMELQRAMAALHDRGMHIARLDAELVDAQDRLAAQRENAELLMVQLETARRFAGKATAMETSLENERASLESTRAELARVTESARAAQERATSLEAQLEQARSDWESKLTESTALLDAERTAKELLESKLAEAKAQLEETSSQLGVHRNDTLELELKLTETATQLTAQRNDLVELESKLVETVAQLEAERTAKDSLESKLAESAAQLEAAHTNRVESEAKFAESTARLDAERTHKVELEAKLTETAAQLEAERTNRGALESRFTETVAQLDAERTSKVELESKLAESAAQLEAERTNRVELESKLAETTAQFEAEHTNHVELESKLTSTLSLLEEVRASKEALEARLAESVSLLDSARASKDASESKLEARISELEAAATESAATLQSLQERAGRAESERERLQSDLTVARAARVRLEGRITAMETASTDAVRMLDTERAERAHVAAALEDARRQLQQREGSTSDRLTTLRTELTRLQEQTQALTAEKQELLNDRFERARLEPLVKDLQARLATMEAERAELLKSMEELKASSQPEAVLEMAAEMEQLQSHVEQLQEMLEVQEKELTTLRRQAARSGGNPLQDGADRANPEPNAVKGDASRRTGAPGTPARSPTIPQVKPPRGAVPALDMPPSKKADERE
- a CDS encoding IF-2 protein, yielding MNGTAQQGFGYRARRTFTRLLVFFVILGLGGLVVFLLSQLNARTFTLEPVDGQLVVMKGRMAPMGSAPYRPGDPRLTDAYAPIPLEGQDVSSLILRKFTERDELDRALFPLLESLARPRIGAEEPARVEQGLYYLRRAEKLSGVTEEQRLTLQKLLTEVAYYQARQKLEDARRLIGDAMVQLKLAAESQSRHARSANQMLTVVAPSARALEESLRRAVHTLSGPQERPWESQPASPPPAPTPAPPDATQPASPVGDGADSGTTP
- a CDS encoding ribonucleoside-diphosphate reductase subunit alpha; the encoded protein is MNFETPVKPSPAPMPVPPAPNGHPGPTVSVASEPAPATSDFTSTQMRVRKRNGTAEPVDLNKIVRAVGKSCVGLSRVDVMRVATKTISGLYDGATTRELDSLSIQTAAALIVEEPEYARLSARLLATFIQKEVSNQDIHSFSQSVAAGHKHGLIADRLLQFVQANARKLNAAIDPTRNDLFEYFGLRTVYDRYLLKNPQTREVLETPQEFFLRVACALSGDNAREAIELYRLFSSLEYLPSSPTLFNSGTRHEQLSSCFLLDSPADDLDAIYRKYSDIAMLSKFSGGIGVGYHRVRARGSLIRSTNGHSNGIVPWLKTLDASVAAVNQGGKRKGACCVYLESWHADIEDFLELRDNTGDEARRTHNLNLANWVPDLFMKRVESEGDWSLFDPKVVPHLTDLFGAEFEKAYVEAEASGLAVRKVKARDLYARMMKTLAQTGNGWMTFKDISNRKSNQTGLPQNVIHLSNLCTEILEVTSQGETAVCNLGSLNLGRMVVDGQFDFERLRANAQLALKQLDRVIDLNYYPIPTAADSNRRWRPVGLGLMGLQDVFFQLKLPFDSAEARVMSRKISEEIYFAALSTSCELAEQFGAHPSFPETRAAKGELQFDSWGVTPEDPARWDALRARIQKHGLRNSLMIAIAPTATIASIAGCYECIEPQVSNLFKRETLSGDFLQVNRYLVRDLQALGMWNEAVRNRIKLAEGSIQDLTELPESLRAIYRTAWELPMRSLIDMAADRGAFIDQSQSLNLFVETPNIGKLSSMYFYAWQKGLKTTYYLRSRPATRIAKATVSGNGATATAPVAPAPVAAASTVTDAEAVACSLENPEACEACQ
- a CDS encoding ribonucleotide-diphosphate reductase subunit beta, producing the protein MLLEPGLNLTLRPMAYPAFFEMYRNAIKNTWTVEEVDFSTDLVDLRSKMTDAERHLIHRLVAFFATGDSIVGNNLVLNLYKHINAPEARMYLSRQLFEEALHVQFYLTLLDTYVPDPAERAKAFAAIDNIPSIQRKARFCMKWMDSIHDVDALKTKEERRRFLLNLICFAGCIEGLFFFAAFAYVYFLRSKGLLNGLAAGTNWVFRDESAHMGFAFECIQVARKEEPDLFDAKMERDVEAMMREAVECETQFAQDLLSGGVAGLSVQEMRGYLEYVADQRLQMLGIAPVFKTKNPLSFMDLQDVQELTNFFERRVSAYQVAVGVGAANDVVLDATF